In the genome of uncultured Sphaerochaeta sp., the window AGTAGACCAAAGACCCTTGCACCATGGAAGTTCCGGTGATGAAGAAGGTCCAGGGAAGCAGTGCGGTAAGGAAGACTTTCTCCTTGAGCACCTCTGCAAAGGTGGAGAAGAAACCTTCCTGCACCTCTTTCTCCGGGTGTGCGGGCTCGGTGATGGCAAACACGGTTGCCAGGGTGGAGAAGAGCATCACTGCTCCCATGAAGGTCCCCATCATCGACCAACCCAGATTTTCTGTTGGGAAGGCAGAGACGATGGGCATGACCAAAGCAGCCCCGACAAAGGTGCCGACCACCGCAAAGCTCATCCGGTATCCGGTGAGGATGGTCCGTTGGTAGTAGTCATCGGTAAGCTCGGGCAATAGTGCCGCATAGGGAATGTTCACCAGGGTGTAGGCGGTGTTGAGCAGGCAATAGAGAAAGGTGAGGTAGACAAAGAGAAGCCCTTGGCTGGAGAGTTCCACCGGGGTGAAGAGCAGCCCCATGCAGAAAAAGGAGATGATTGCGCCGACGAACATATAGGGCCTGCGTCGTCCAAAGCGGGTGCGGGTCCTGTCGGAGAGGTACCCGGTCACCGGGTCGGTGACGGCATCCCATATCTTGCCTATCATCAGGGCAGTGCCGGCAAGGGCCGGAAGCAGACCCACCACATCGGTGAAGTAGTAGAGCAGGTAGAAACCGATGATGGTGAAAAACAGGTTCCCGCCCAGATCGCCAATGCCGAATCCGAGCTTGGTGCGTAGGGTGATGGCTTTGATGGGGTGCCTCCTCGTTGGTGTCATCTAAGCTGCGGGCTGTCCAGGACACCCATAAAAAGGGGAATGTGTGCTTCAAGATCAAGAATTGCGTAGAAGAAAGGCCGATCGAAGATGAGCACCAGCTCATCCTGGGGTGCCATGCTGGTGGCTCTCATCATCACCGCAGTCACTGCAGCGGCCTCGGTACCTTGCTCGTCAACCCTGATGAACGTCTTGTGGAGCACCTCATCGATCACCACTTCCTTGCTGCTTGGGGAGAG includes:
- a CDS encoding MFS transporter, which encodes MTPTRRHPIKAITLRTKLGFGIGDLGGNLFFTIIGFYLLYYFTDVVGLLPALAGTALMIGKIWDAVTDPVTGYLSDRTRTRFGRRRPYMFVGAIISFFCMGLLFTPVELSSQGLLFVYLTFLYCLLNTAYTLVNIPYAALLPELTDDYYQRTILTGYRMSFAVVGTFVGAALVMPIVSAFPTENLGWSMMGTFMGAVMLFSTLATVFAITEPAHPEKEVQEGFFSTFAEVLKEKVFLTALLPWTFFITGTSMVQGSLVYYFTYIFGNEGLFQLALVALLSFSLLCIPIWVRISHRIGKKRCYMIGMGIMSMGVLLFSLLGQRLGPVFGVIIMAVSGIGLSTHYVMPHAILPDIVEYDVTLHAKGRREGVFSSLWTFSSKLGQAFALALNGWILALFGYQSEAVGSMAKTGIMLLCGPLPLIWYVLGIIILRHYPIDQAFYQRILSQRSEQ